A single Deltaproteobacteria bacterium DNA region contains:
- a CDS encoding BMP family ABC transporter substrate-binding protein — MARRLVLFLFVIVCIGLVLGQPGFAKTKVAFALLWTIDDMGWTTAHYRGIEYLKKQLGDKIEVSYTEKVLAANAEQVLRGYAKAGYNIIFATTFEHMDPCLIVARDFPNVVFEHCSGYKKNDKNMGNYFVRMYQAEYLAGYMAGLMGYKNVGTVATNPIPEPIRGINAFTIGLLKGLKEAGIPHDPKKVNTVVWLKSWRDATNETLLAETLAGRGHDLIRQMADTPESSVAACRKGVPAIGYGIDVSSQAPCALVSTEWNWGVYYVDAVKRVMAGTWRPAEVWWGFERDGIKLSPFHPSVPQKVREKVLAEKTLLKEGVDNIFAGPLRDQSGKEVIHSGQKAADGDLLTMRWLVEGVSGQIPD; from the coding sequence GGCTTTTGCCCTGCTCTGGACCATCGACGACATGGGATGGACTACGGCTCACTACCGGGGTATCGAGTACCTCAAGAAGCAGTTGGGTGACAAGATAGAAGTCTCCTACACCGAGAAGGTGCTGGCCGCCAATGCCGAGCAGGTCCTGCGGGGATACGCCAAAGCAGGATACAACATCATCTTCGCCACTACCTTTGAACACATGGATCCATGCCTCATAGTGGCAAGGGACTTCCCCAACGTGGTCTTCGAGCACTGCTCCGGATACAAGAAGAACGACAAGAACATGGGCAACTACTTCGTGCGCATGTACCAGGCTGAATACCTGGCGGGCTACATGGCCGGACTGATGGGGTACAAGAACGTGGGAACCGTGGCCACCAACCCTATCCCGGAACCGATTCGGGGCATCAACGCCTTTACCATCGGGCTCCTTAAAGGGCTGAAAGAGGCGGGCATACCCCATGATCCCAAGAAGGTCAACACGGTGGTCTGGCTGAAGAGCTGGCGCGATGCTACAAACGAGACTCTCCTGGCGGAAACCCTGGCAGGCCGAGGCCACGACCTGATTCGGCAGATGGCCGACACCCCGGAGTCGAGTGTGGCGGCATGCAGAAAGGGCGTTCCCGCCATCGGATACGGCATCGATGTGAGTTCCCAGGCTCCATGCGCCCTCGTATCCACCGAGTGGAACTGGGGGGTCTACTACGTAGACGCCGTCAAACGGGTCATGGCGGGTACCTGGCGGCCTGCCGAGGTCTGGTGGGGATTCGAGAGAGACGGCATCAAACTCTCTCCCTTCCACCCCTCCGTACCCCAGAAGGTGAGAGAGAAGGTCCTGGCCGAGAAGACACTCCTTAAGGAGGGAGTGGACAACATCTTTGCGGGACCTCTCAGGGATCAGTCCGGTAAAGAGGTTATTCACTCCGGCCAAAAGGCGGCCGACGGAGACCTGCTCACCATGAGATGGCTCGTGGAAGGCGTATCCGGGCAGATACCGGATTAG